A DNA window from Cutaneotrichosporon cavernicola HIS019 DNA, chromosome: 2 contains the following coding sequences:
- a CDS encoding uncharacterized protein (alcohol dehydrogenase), whose translation MKAAIVESEGSAPQYGDIAAPTPTGDQVVVNVTAAALSNLTKMRAAGTHYSASTPFPFVPGFDGVGKHNGERVYFAFPDGQYGALAEQALVNRAFLRPIPADLDDATAAAIANPGMSAWASMVHRAHLQPGETVLVNGATGTAGRICVQLAKLLGASKVIATARNVKELEQVKALGADVVIPLDLPGSEDAFKAAIVAEYKNGVDVIVDYLYGPSASIILSAIPGNLEDGHRVRFVNVGTSGGVSEIPISAALLRSSALEMMGSGLSSIPTSVLLDSIEEVFKIAGKIKLADDDVQLPLADISKAWAQKGAKPRIVITM comes from the coding sequence ATGAAAGCCGCCATTGTCGAATCCGAGGGCTCTGCCCCACAGTACGGCGACATTGCCGCACCCACTCCCACCGGCGACCAAGTCGTGGTCAACGTGACCGCAGCCGCCCTGTCCAACCTAACCAAAATGCGCGCTGCGGGGACCCATtactcggcctcgaccccgTTTCCCTTCGTGCCCGGTTTTGACGGTGTGGGCAAACACAATGGCGAGCGGGTTTACTTTGCTTTCCCAGACGGCCAGTAcggcgcgcttgccgagcaGGCCCTGGTGAATCGCGCTTTCCTCCGTCCCATccccgccgacctcgacgacgcgaccgCCGCAGCCATCGCCAATCCGGGCAtgtcggcgtgggcgtCGATGGTGCACCGCGCCCACCTGCAACCTGGCGAGACCGTCTTAGTCAACGGAGCGACTGGAACAGCAGGCCGGATCTGCGTGCAGCTAGCCAAGCTCCTTGGCGCCAGCAAGGTCATTGCGACCGCCCGCAACGTCAAGGAACTCGAACAAGTTAaagcgctcggcgccgacgtgGTTATTCCCTTGGATCTTCCTGGATCCGAAGACGCGTTCAAGGCCGCCATCGTGGCCGAGTACAAGAACGGAGTCGACGTCATCGTCGATTACCTCTACGGCCCCTCTGCTTCCATCATCCTCTCGGCTATTCCTGGAAATTTGGAGGACGGACACCGCGTCCGCTTTGTCAATGTCGGCACGTCTGGTGGAGTCAGCGAGATTCCCATTTCGGCGGCACTCCTccgctcgtcggcgctcgagatgATGGGGTCGGGGCTTAGTTCTATCCCGACGTCGGTGCTCCTCGATTCTATTGAGGAGGTGTTCAAGATCGCAGGTAAgatcaagctcgccgacgacgacgtccaGCTGCCCCTGGCCGACATTTCCAAGGCTTGGGCGCAGAAGGGGGCCAAGCCGCGTATTGTTATTACCATGTAG
- a CDS encoding uncharacterized protein (FRG1-like domain), which produces MSGVVSKKLKFKGDKPKRKKRSHARPTDELDALAAEDPSGWMFPTAVDEVAGPTFILLPTEPLTCLAWDSARQKVYAAPLEVPEAPEGANELSSSEVLSLIEPNDINHVWVVSRLAGSEDIISLRTSSGTFLTASPSGQLSASTPSRGALEGFTPSLSPGDLFPSFSLKTSSGTYLSVPPSAKDTILAKKAELRADADEVGKFEALRVKCQREHVLKARVAAIAGRAGGEGKARLLERGGPALGSVEDELKRNSEYQAWGAGRHHVSSGDRKDLKRAKREGRVAEAMLDRRAAMKSDRYAK; this is translated from the exons ATGTCCGGCGTAGTATCCAAAAAGCTCAAGTTCAAGGGCGACAAGCCtaagaggaagaagaggtcGCATGCGCGTCCGACGGACGAGCTTGATGCACTTGCGGCGGAAGATCCCTCCG gctGGATGTTCCCGACCGcggtggacgaggtcgcgggGCCGACGTTtatcctcctccccactGAGCCGTTGACTTGTCTTGCC tggGACTCTGCGCGCCAAAAAGTGTACGCTGCGCCGCTTGAAGTTCCCGAGGCTCCAGAGGGAGCGAATGAACTCTCGAGCAGTGAGGTGCTCAGCCTCATTGAGCCCAACGATATTAACCACGTCTGGGTTGTTTCCCGTCTCGCGGGGAGCGAGGACATCATCTCCCTCCGGACAAGCAG CGGTACCTTCCTCACAGCCTCGCCATCTGGCCAGCTCTCTGCATCGACGCCATCTCgtggcgcgctcgagggctTCACTCCCTCCCTGTCTCCAGGCGACCTCTTCCCATCCTTTTCCCTCAAGACCTCCTCGGGGACATACCTGTCCGTTCCACCTTCGGCCAAGGACACGATCctggccaagaaggccgagctgcgcgcgGATGCGGATGAGGTGGGGAAGTTTGAGGCATTGCGCGTCAAGTGCCAACGCGAGCATGTACTAAAGGCACGCGTCGCTGCTATTGCTGGACGCGCGGGCGGGGAAGGCAAGGCGCGTCTGCTCGAACGTGGCGGACCTGCCCTGGGATCTGTCGAGGATGAACTCAAGCGCAA ctccgAGTACCAGGCCTGGGGCGCCGGGCGGCACCACGTCAGCAGCGGCGACAGGAAAGACTTGAAGCGTGCAAAGCGCGAGGGACGTGTCGCTGAGGCCATGCTTGACCGACGGGCGGCAATGAAGAG TGACCGGTACGCCAAGTGA
- the ATG1 gene encoding uncharacterized protein (Domain of unknown function (DUF3543)) produces MSEGEAARKKEGDGHRHREHRERIGNYVVGQEIGRGSFATVYLGHRSKSKIPVAIKAVSRQKLTSKLLDNLESEINILKAINHRNIVALTDCFKNDTHIYLVMEYCSGNDLSIYLRQRGRIETLDFVPRIYESNMVASRGGKVFWPHPPSGGLDERVTRCFLGQLAEAVRFLRSQDLIHRDIKPQNLLLQPATPNEVAEGHPLGIPILKVADFGFARVLPTATMAETLCGSPLYMAPEILRYEKYDAKADLWSVGAVLYEMAVGRSPFRAPNHVELLRRIEKGNDRIKFPDESSRANQPLPDGSLPPPIIPVSLDIKALIRGLLKQRPGERMGFEEFFNSGVWDGFMTESIGDVSTSMDVSTDSSAVDVDLGMSDTRDPKSSTGSFGTAPLASPTPTSPNPVIKRNVSGDLSSRPSTSAPTPTPRSEPKYYVGDEPAEPVRDALPPSPVSPMYMGTPSRTTPRAIGNQAAQQSRVYSTKVPTSISADDPSVVTPPTGPIAPRPFIGGSPLAATPPITMTGKDDSALGASDSVGREYVVVEKRTVEINELADELEQRTRRPSSGALVRVPGARPIAQLSTINSTPAPQAVIESTSYSPPFAMGSTPPFAVAPTVRPTPIRTRQPSLPSTPTVFPPPGSYAMSAERSSPGSLPSNNALARVLTNTAARLLNSTSHTAANVVARATGSSAKRWPQVERSGEIDPDESELLDFLEDAAHKAFVLYELGDHRLIQWTQTSRPPPPQASPSSTATITPHTPPSPNVPPFAVPAVGMSRRTSSTSSTSSDLLVLRQAQEAAGDACAVYFKSLAFVCAGHERFKRFWDARKHRNMKYQTSDELNELVQWFRARFNEVYEKAEWAKARSAEQLPYVDRLVHDRARDISRQSAQAELHGDLPNAEEGYETAMWLLSTLLDDVMHDGVKLREEDRTGYERLINSIRERLDGVRRKIDDTARAS; encoded by the exons ATGTCCGAGGGCGAAGCAGCCCGTaagaaggaaggtgatggCCATCGTCACCGCGAACATCGCGAACGCATAGGCAACTATGTCGTCGGCCAAGAAATAGGAAGGGGCAGCTTTGCGACTGTATACCTGGGACACCGTTCG AAATCCAAGATCCCGGTCGCAATCAAGGCCGTATCGCGCCAGAAGCTCACCAGCAAGCTCCTAGATAACCTCGAGAGTGAGATCAACATTCTCAAGGCCATCAACCACCGCAACATTGTGGCCCTCACAGACTGCTTC AAAAATGACACACACATCTATCTCGTCATGGAGTATTGCTCGGGCAATGACCTCTCAATCTACCTCCGTCAGAGAGGACGGATCGAGACTCTTGATTTTGTTCCACGCATCTACGAGTCCAACATGGTCGCGTCACGTGGAGGCAAGGTCTTTTGgcctcaccctccctcgggcggcctcgacgagcgagTCACACGATGCTTCCTTGGGCAGTTGG CTGAGGCAGTGCGCTTCCTCCGCTCTCAGGACCTGATCCACCGTGATATCAAACCACAG AATCTGCTTCTTCAGCCAGCGACACCTAACGAAGTGGCCGAGGGACACCCACTCGGGATTCCAAtcctcaaagtcgccgACTTTGGCTTCGCTCGTGTGCTGCCTACAGCGACCATGGCAGAGACCCTCTGTGGATCGCCACTCTACATGGCGCCAGAAATATTGCGGTACGAAAAGTACGACGCCAAAGCAGATCTGTGGTCTGTTGGTGCTGTACTCTACGAGATGGCAGTTGGACGCTCGCCATTCCGCGCTCCAAACCACGTCGAGCTTCTGCGTCGGATCGAGAAGGGCAATGACAGGATCAAGTTCCCAGACGAGTCTTCAAGGGCCAACCAGCCTCTCCCAGACGGCAgtctcccacctcccatTATCCCCGTCTCGCTCGACATCAAGGCACTCATCCGGGGTCTGCTGAAACAGCGGCCGGGCGAGCGGATGGGCTTTGAGGAGTTCTTCAACAGCGGCGTCTGGGACGGATTCATGACCGAGTCCATTGGGGACGTGTCGACGTCTATGGACGTCTCCACTGACAGCTCTGCTGTCGATGTCGATTTGGGCATGAGCGACACGCGCGATCCCAAGAGCAGCACCGGCTCGTTTGGTACCGCTCCACTCGCTTCCCCTACCCCGACCAGTCCGAACCCTGTTATCAAGCGTAACGTCTCTGGGGATCTTTCATCACGCCCATCCACCTCAGCACCAACGCCCACTCCGAGGTCAGAGCCGAAGTACTACGTCGGCGATGAACCCGCAGAACCAGTGCGCGATGCGCTGCCGCCGTCACCAGTAAGCCCAATGTATATGGGCACGCCTTCTCGCACAACACCGAGAGCGATCGGCAACCAGGCCGCCCAGCAGAGCCGCGTCTACTCCACGAAGGTTCCCACTAGCATTAGTGCGGACGACCCATCGGTTGTCACGCCACCGACCGGACCGATCGCGCCACGTCCCTTCATCGGAGGTTCGCCTCTGGCTGCCACACCGCCAATCACCATGACTGGCAAGGACGATAGCGCTCTTGGAGCGAGCGACTCTGTTGGCCGCGAGTATGTTGTCGTGGAGAAGCGCACGGTCGAGATCAATGAGTTAGCagacgagctggagcagCGGACACGTCGACCTTCCAGCGGGGCACTAGTCCGCGTGCCTGGCGCGCGGCCGATTGCTCAGCTCAGTACGATCAACTCTACTCCAGCGCCACAGGCTGTCATAGAGTCGACATCGTACTCGCCGCCTTTCGCCATGGGTTCTACCCCACCTTTCGCGGTGGCACCTACAGTCAGGCCTACGCCAATCCGTACCCGGCAACCATCACTTCCTTCCACGCCCACAGTgttccctcctcctggcTCTTACGCGATGTCCGCCGAGAGGTCGTCGCCGGGATCACTTCCCAGCAACAACGCCCTCGCACGTGTGTTAACCAACACCGCGGCTCGGTTACTCAACTCGACCTCTcacaccgccgccaacgtcgTAGCACGTGCAActggctcgtcggcgaagAGATGGCCGCAGGTTGAGCGGTCAGGGGAGATTGATCCGGACGAGAGCGAACTGCTCGACTTTCTTGAGGACGCCGCGCACAAGGCGTTTGTGCTCTACGAGCTGGGTGATCATCGACTGATCCAGTGGACGCAGACGTCGCGTCCCCCACCCCCGCaggcgtcgccgtcgagcaCAGCGACGATAACCCCTCACACCCCGCCGTCACCCAACGTGCCGCCATTCGCCGTGCCGGCTGTTGGCATGTCGCGGCGCACGTCGTCtacgtcgtcgacgagcagtGACTTACTTGTTCTTCGACAGGCGCAGGAAGCCGCTGGTGACGCGTGCGCTGTCTACTTCAAGTCGCTTGCCTTTGTCTGTGCTGGCCACGAGCGGTTCAAGCGATTCTGGGATGCGCGCAAGCACCGCAACATGAAGTACCAGACTAGCGATGAGCTCAACGAAC TCGTGCAGTGGTTCCGTGCGCGGTTCAACGAGGTCTacgagaaggccgagtGGGCGAAGGCCCGCTCTGCTGAGCAACTTCCCTACGTCGACAGACTCGTGCACGACCGTGCCCGCGATATC TCGCGCCAGTCCGCACAGGCCGAGCTCCATGGTGATCTTCCGAACGCCGAGGAAGGCTACGAGACGGCCATGTGGCTGCTGAGCacgctgctcgacgacgtcatgCACGACGGCGTCAAGCTGCGCGAAGAAGACCGGACTGGCTACGAACGTT TGATCAACTCGAtccgcgagcgcctggACGGCGTGCGGCGCAAGATTGACGATACCGCACGCGCTTCTTGA
- the MSC7 gene encoding uncharacterized protein (meiotic recombination-related protein), whose amino-acid sequence MSLEAAARAWLSWLSALTLGQIWAALCNPPDTPWKTALVVGAFIWTAPEYYGKFKAWRRGRKRVKFVYPMPKEAASTWHGEVIPNPDLFAHTRNPALLPSNASGEYITCYDPSSGEHIETRRLPSADDIARQVARADAAQPKWARTTFAQRASVLRSIKAWILRDMDSIVAVACRDTGKTRVDAVFGEILTTLAKIDWLVKNGEKVLKPERRALSLLLAHKISEVHYEPLGTVLACVSWNYSFHNALSPILAALMAGDAIVVKCSEQVAWSSDWFLGGVKACLRACGHNADIVQLAVCLPSVAETLTTNPTIKHVTFIGSEPVGRKVAAAAASILAGTTIELGGKDPAFILPSADMKFFASTWMRGAFQSAGQNCIGVELFLVPRVRQEEFIDLLLPRVKALRVGTDVGALISHAPIARLERLVKDAEASGARILAGGAQYIHPDKTQGAYFAPTLVADVSLDMEIAREELFAPVMTVVPYDDIDEALAKLRAGRFGLGGSVYGASRKECMHVAQSLQCGMVSLNDFGVFYLNQDMPFGGVKASGYGRFAGPEGLRGLCYPKAVIEDRFFSLIRTSIPAPVDFPLPAGDKPWIFLRGLVFFAYGAGVARVKGLLDVIRMAVA is encoded by the exons ATGTCGCTCGAAGCTGCCGCACGCGCGTGGCTCTCTTGGCTCTCGGCACTCACTCTCGGCCAGATCTGGGCCGCACTGTGCAATCCCCCCGACACGCCGTGGAAGACTGCACTGGTTGTAGGCGCCTTTATCTGGACGGCGCCAGAGTATTACGGCAAGTTCAAggcttggcgtcgcggtcgcAAGCGCGTCAAGTTTGTCTACCCCATGCCCAAA GAAGCTGCTTCGACCTGGCACGGCGAGGTGATTCCCAATCCAGACCTCTTTGCGCACACCCGCAACcccgctctcctcccctccaacGCGAGCGGGGAGTACATCACTTGCTACGACCCCTCCTCCGGCGAACACATTGAGACGCGCCGCCTTCCCAGTGCCGACGACATTGCCCGGCAGGTGGCACGTGCGGACGCTGCACAGCCGAAATGGGCGCGCACGACATTTGCGCAGCGCGCCTCGGTGCTACGGAGCATCAAGGCATGGATCCTTCGCGACATGGACTCGATTGTGGCCGTCGCATGCCGTGATACGGGCAAGACCCGCGTGGATGCTGTCTTTGGCGAGATCCTCACGACACTGGCCAAGATCGACTGGCTCGTCAAGAACGGCGAGAAGGTGCTCAAGCCGGAACGCCGTGCGCTGTCGCTCCTGCTCGCCCACAAGATCTCCGAG GTCCACTACGAACCCCTCGGTACTGTCCTGGCCTGTGTGTCGTGGAACTACTCGTTCCACAACGCGCTCTCGCCAATCCTGGCCGCGCTCATGGCCGgcgacgccatcgtcgtcaAGTGCTCGGAGCAGGTCGCGTGGAGCTCGGACTGGTTCCTTggcggcgtcaaggccTGTCTCCGCGCATGCGGACATAATGCCGACATTgtccagctcgccgtctGCCTCCCGTCTGTCGCGGAGACGCTCACCACCAACCCGACCATCAAGCACGTGACTTTCATCGGCTCGGAGCCCGTCGGCCGCAAAGTCGCtgccgcggcggcctccATTCTCGCCGGGACGACGATCGAGCTGGGTGGCAAGGACCCGGCCTTCATCCTTCCGTCGGCAGACATGAAGTTCTTCGCCTCGACATGGATGCGCGGTGCGTTCCAGAGCGCCGGCCAGAACTGTATCGGCGTCGAACTGTTCCTCGTCCCCCGTGTGAGGCAGGAAGAGTtcatcgacctcctcctcccgcgcGTCAAGGCTCTTCGGGTGGGAACTGATGTCGGCGCGTTAATCTCGCACGCGCCGatcgcgcgcctcgagcgacTGGTCAAGGACGCAGAGGCTAGCGGCGcccgcatcctcgccggTGGAGCGCAGTACATCCATCCCGACAAGACTCAGGGTGCGTACTTTGCCCCGACGCTGGTTGCCGATGTGTCTCTCGACATGGAAATTGCGCGCGAAGAGCTCTTTGCCCCAGTCATGACGGTTGTGCCGTACGATGACATTGATGAGGCGCTGGCCAAGCTCCGTGCGGGCCgcttcggcctcggcgggAGCGTGTACGGCGCCAGCCGTAAGGAGTGCATGCACGTTGCGCAGTCGCTCCAGTGCGGCATGGTATCGCTCAACGA CTTCGGCGTCTTCTACCTCAACCAGGACATGCCGTTTGGCGGCGTCAAAGCAAGCGGGTACGGTCGTTTTGCTGGCCCAGAGGGCCTCCGCGGCCTATGTTACCCCAAGGCCGTGATCGAGGAccgcttcttctcgctcATCCGCACGTCTATCCCTGCGCCGGTCGACTTCCCCCTCCCGGCTGGGGACAAGCCGTGGATCTTCCTCCGCGGCCTCGTGTTCTTTGCGTACGGCGCTGGCGTGGCCCGTGTCAAGGGCCTGCTCGACGTGATCCGCATGGCGGTGGCGTAG
- a CDS encoding uncharacterized protein (Signal recognition particle 14kD protein) yields MTKELVTPDEFLTRLTATFAGPSKSSVWLTHKRYTYEDAMADPEAEYDVLVRCTQGEIKFSARIPASALPTFHAAYGALLKQSMAPHMRKRDKKKERARAEAAEKRRKELYVDVVIGTDGKRGAGRRKRQRQIAAQKKKEAERERIELRDAARAAAAKDE; encoded by the exons ATGAccaaggagctcgtcaCCCCGGACGAG TTCCTCACGCGCCTCACGGCGACGTTTGCTGGGCCGTCCAAGAGCTCGGTCTGGCTTACACACAAGCGAT acaCGTACGAGGACGCGATGGCGGACCCGGAGGCCGAGTATGACGTCCTGGTGCGCTGCACGCAGGGCGAGATCAAGTTCTCAGCGCGG atcCCCGCTTCGGCGCTCCCCACCTTCCACGCCGCCTacggcgcgctcctcaagcAGTCAATGGCACCACACAtgcgcaagcgcgacaagaagaaggagcgcgcgcgcgccgaggcggctgAAAAACGCCGCAAGGAGCTgtacgtcgacgtcgtcatcggaACCGATGgcaagcgcggcgcgggccgGCGCAAGAGGCAGCGCCAGATTGCGGcgcagaagaagaaggaggctgagcgcgagcgcatcgagctgcgcgacgcggcgcgggcggcagcggcgaaGGACGAGTAG
- a CDS encoding uncharacterized protein (GTPase activity) produces the protein MAMNDEGAGILPTVEAPIIHSVQRTDALDVKTNDQTNGHSNGSSPTPPATTPPPIESLTPGTPDMAKVAAPAPHRPSPGYTPSGISPTVAIAANAPRRPSPWYEITPLADSPLSRQGSMPSLSPPYTPSPRYDSDDSVAGSVTSQAMREWDRLVATPNNDYKRHALVPSARGLPKLAAERDREGHIEYKLKLIEPSPERLARLVTQMLWRLKQGRNEAIYELGLADDGTVIGLTRAEMDASLATLERMAAEVGATVLVLKEIVVAAPRERRPDLDEHGRPRKGTRVLDEKKRKGPEPPRLGARAIIFGDDDVDSVDDEDDTTGTDTGAEDGQLFPLEMECKKPLGPLDAEAAARAEAKRRKSAARREARRLDLLRGDGTGIPYAERSRSPVAEFIGHAPAHGIPAFPQVPGASSLRLGRHNIVGSADDAFLDGLVQPLDNLSLSFADVHSAAPSAATSPTKPCLLEAGLLDPALSPPGEELVCVEALVVRKRHGDEWEYDGEGDGWGFGTGSDEADADDGWGF, from the coding sequence ATGGCAATgaacgacgagggcgcAGGCATCCTCCCCACCGTTGAAGCTCCTATTATTCACAGCGTCCAGCGCACCGACGCCTTGGATGTGAAGACCAACGACCAGACCAATGGCCACAGCAATGGCAGCTCGCCTACCCCTCCAGCCACAACGCCCCCTCCAATTGAAAGCCTCACGCCCGGCACCCCTGATATGGCCAAGGTcgccgcccccgccccccaCCGCCCCTCCCCCGGCTACACGCCCAGCGGCATCTCACCCACAGTTGCCATCGCAGCGAATGCACCCCGTCGCCCGTCGCCCTGGTACGAGATCACCCCACTCGCCGACTCGCCCCTCAGTCGCCAGGGAAGCATGCCCTCCCTCTCGCCGCCCTACACCCCGTCGCCACGGtacgacagcgacgacagcgTTGCTGGGAGCGTGACGTCTCAGGCGATGCGCGAGTGggaccgcctcgtcgcgacGCCAAACAACGATTACAAGCGCCACGCACTGGTACCCAGCGCGCGCGGGTTGCCTAAACTGGCGGCCGAGCGTGACCGTGAAGGCCACATCGAGtacaagctcaagctcatTGAGCCGAGTCCTGAGCGCCTGGCGAGACTGGTCACCCAGATGCTCTGGCGTCTCAAGCAGGGGCGAAACGAGGCGATCTATGAGCTCGGATTGGCTGATGACGGAACGGTTATTGGCCTCACGCGAGCTGAGATGGACGCAAGCCTGGCTACATTGGAGCGGAtggccgccgaggtcggtgccactgtcctcgtcctcaaggaGATCGTGGTCGCCGCGCCACGGGAGCGCCGGCCCGATCTTGACGAGCACGGTCGCCCGCGGAAAGGAACGCGAgtgctcgacgagaagaagcgtAAGGGGCCCGAGCCGCcgcgtctcggcgcgcgcgccatTATCTttggcgacgatgacgtCGACTctgtcgacgacgaggacgacacgACCGGCACGGACACTGGTGCCGAGGATGGCCAGCTCTTCCCCCTCGAGATGGAGTGCAAGAAGCCTCTTGGTCcgctcgatgccgaggccgccgcgcgcgccgaagCCAAGCGTCGCAAGTCTGCTGCGCGGAGAGAGGCTCgtcgcctcgacctcctccgtGGCGATGGCACCGGCATTCCGTACGCTGAGCGCTCGCGATCGCCTGTCGCCGAGTTCATCGGGCACGCGCCGGCGCACGGCATCCCCGCTTTCCCCCAGGTCCCCGGCGCGAGCAGCCTGAGATTAGGCCGTCACAATATAGTGGGCAGCGCGGACGATGCGTTCCTCGATGGTCTCGTTCAGCCTCTTGACAACCTGAGTCTGAGCTTTGCCGACGTGCACTCTGCCGCTCCCAGCGCAGCCACATCGCCGACCAAGCCATGCCTGCTCGAAGCCGGCCTGCTCGACCCCGCCCTCTCCCCGCCAGGCGAGGAACTCGTCTGCGTCGAGGCGTTGGTCGTGCGGAAGCGTcacggcgacgagtgggagtatgatggtgagggcgacggTTGGGGCTTTGGCACCGGGAgtgacgaggccgacgccgacgatgGGTGGGGCTTCTAG
- a CDS encoding uncharacterized protein (Eukaryotic protein of unknown function (DUF953)), with protein MPLLKSTYPHTINALRGPTAGRTFLLFYSNIVNGQMWCPDCRDVEGIVEDAFDADDKPTCAIIWVERDEWKKPNGAERVQWNLTGLPTIIRFEGGNETARLVEGEMLDNSRWRAFLDGK; from the exons ATGCCACTCCTAAAGTCAAC ATACCCGCACACAATCAACGCGCTTCGCGGCCCCACGGCCGGgcgcaccttcctcctcttctaCTCGAACATTGTCAATGGGCAGATGTGGTGTCCT GACTGCCGGGACGTCGAGGGGATCGTGGAGGATGCGTTTGATGCCGATGACAAGCCTA CTTGCGCTATCATTtgggtcgagcgcgacga gtGGAAGAAGCCCAAcggtgccgagcgcgtgcAGTGGAACCTTACCGGCCTGCCCACCATCATCCGcttcgagggcggcaaCGAGAccgcccgcctcgtcgagggtgagatGCTCGACAATTCCCGCTGGCGCGCCTTCCTGGACGGCAAGTAG